Below is a window of Pseudomonas eucalypticola DNA.
TTCAAGGTATTTCGTGAAGCCCGGGAAATGGGCGCTGCGCAAATAGGTTTCTCCGGCGGCGAACCGCTGGTGCGCCAGGACCTCGCCGAGCTGATCCGCGAGGCCCGCCAGCTGGGGTTCTACACCAACCTGATTACCTCGGGCATTGGCCTGACCGAACAGAAAATCGCCGACTTCAAGACGGCTGGCCTGGATCATATCCAGATCAGCTTCCAGGCCAGCGACGAACAGGTGAACAACCTGCTGGCCGGTTCGAAGAAAGCTTTCAAGCAGAAGCTTGAAATGGCCCGCGCCGTGAAAGCCCATGGCTACCCCATGGTGCTGAACTTCGTTACCCACCGGCACAACATCGACAAGATCGACCGCATCATCGAGCTGTGCATTGCCCTGGAAGCCGACTTCGTCGAGCTCGCCACCTGCCAGTTCTACGGCTGGGCCGAACTCAACCGCCTGGGCTTGCTGCCCACCAAGGAACAGCTGGTGCGGGCCGAACGCATCACCAATGAATACCGGGAAAAGCTGGCGGCCGAAGGTAACCCCTGCAAGCTGATCTTTGTCACCCCGGACTACTACGAGGAACGCCCCAAGGCCTGCATGAACGGCTGGGGCAGCATCTTCCTCACGGTGACCCCCGATGGTACCGCGCTGCCTTGTCATGGCGCACGGCAGATGCCGATCCAGTTCCCCAATGTGCGCGAGCACAGCATGCAGCACATCTGGTACGAGTCGTTCGGGTTCAACCGCTTCCGCGGCTATGACTGGATGCCCGAGCCGTGCCGCTCCTGCGACGAGAAAGAAAAGGACTTCGGTGGCTGTCGTTGCCAGGCATTCATGCTGACCGGCGATGCCAGTAATGCCGACCCTGTGTGCAGCAAATCCGCGGACCACGGGATCATTCTCAAGGCCCGCGAAGAATCCGAGACTGCCACTCAGACGATCGAACAACTGGCCTTCCGAAATGAACGAAACTCGAGAATCATCGCAAAAGCCTGACCTGTTCAGCGCCGCCCAGGCTGTGGCCGCCGGCACCGACTTCGCCGAACTGAAAGTCGGCCCCGCCGGCCTGTTCTGGAACGAATTCCGCCCCCAGGACGCCGCGTGCCGCATCTGGCACTGGCACGCCGGCCAGGCCCGCTGCCTGACGCCCGACGGCTTCAGCGTGCGCAGCCGGGTGTATGAATACGGTGGGGGTTCATTCTGCCTCGCAACGGGCGGGCTGGTGTTCGTCAATGAAAGCGACCAGCAGCTCTACACCCAGGCAACCGACGGCACGGCCCCGCGCCAGCTGACTGCCGGCCAGTACCGCTACGGCGATGTGCAGTCGGCCGGTGAGCGTGTCCTGGCTGTGGAGGAAAGTCACGAACCCGAGCAGGTAATGCACCGCCTGGTCAGCATCGCCTTGGCTGATGGCCAGCGCCAGGTGCTGGCCGAAGGCGCCGATTTCTATGCCTCCCCGACCTTGAGCGGCGATGGCCAGCGCCTGGCCTGGATCGAGTGGAGCCGGCCTCACCAACCCTGGACCAGCACCCGCCTGCTGACCGCGCGGCGGCTGGCGCCTGGCGAATGGAGCACCCCGCTTCAGGTGAACAGTGCCGCTGAGCAGTCACTGCAGCAGCCACGCTTCGATGCCCAGGGGCGTCTGCACTGCCTGTCCGATCTCGATGGCTACTGGCAACCGTGGGCCGAGACCGACCACGGCTGGGCCGCGTTGCCTGCATCGTCCGCTGACCATGCCGGCGCCCCGTGGCAACTGGGCGCGTGCACGTGGCTGCCACTTGCCGACGGGCACTGGCTGGCCACCTGGTTCGACGATGGTTTTGCGCGGCTGGGCATTTGCGCGCGTGACGGCAAGGTCGAGGACTACAGCGGTGAATACACCCGTTTCCGCAGCCTGGCGCTGGATGACAATAGCCTTTATGCCATAGCCGCCTCGGCCACTTGCCCGCCTGCCGTGATCGCCATCGACCGCCACAGCCGCCAGGCACGTATCCTGGCCGGTGGCGTGTTGCCGTTGCCCGCCGCGCAGGTCAGCCGCCCGCAACCGCTGCGCTATGCCAGCGGCGACGGCCATGCCCATGGTTTCTTCTACCCGGCCATGAACGGCGACAGCCAGCCACCGTTGGTCGTGTTCATCCACGGCGGTCCCACCTCTGCCTGCTACCCGGTGTTCGACCCGCGCATCCAGTACTGGGCCCAGCGCGGCTTCGCCGTGGCCGACCTCAACTACCGTGGCAGCAGCAGCCACGGCCGCGCTTACCGCCAGGCCCTGCACTTGCGCTGGGGTGAAGCCGACGTGGAAGACGCCTGCGCGGTGGTCCGCCACCTGGCGGATCGCGGCCTGATCAATCCCGACCAGGCGTTCATCCGCGGCGGCAGCGCGGGGGGCTACACCACCCTGTGCGCGCTGGCGTTCCACGATGTGTTCCGCGCAGGCGCCAGCCTGTATGGCGTCAGCGACCCGCTGGCGCTGGCCAAGGCCACCCACAAATTCGAAGGCGACTACCTGGACTGGCTGATCGGCGACCCGCAACGTGACGAAGCCCGCTATCGCGAGCGCACGCCGCTGTTCCACGCCAGCAACATCAAGGCCCCGGTCATCTTTTTCCAAGGCGAACTGGATGCCGTGGTGGTCCCCCAGCAAACGCGCGACATGCTCAAGGCTCTGCACGACAACGGCCTTCCGGCTGAAGCGCACTTCTACCCTGAAGAACGCCATGGCTTTCGCCAGGCAGCGAACCTGGCGCATGCCCTGGAACAGGAGTGGAAGTTTTACCGGCGGGTGATCGAAGCCTAGGGTCTGTATGAAATGTATTCCAGCGAAGCCCAGGCAAGGCGAAAACAGGCGAGGAAGCGGAGTTTACGTGTTGTAAATGAGCATTCCGAGCCTGTTTTCACCGCAGCATGGCCGAGTTGGGATGCATTTCGTACAGAGCCTAGGGCAGGCGGTGCTCAGCCAATCTTCAAGGTCACGGGCTTGCCGATCCGGCTGAGCATATCGATGAGGCGGTTACCGTTTGGCGATGATGTAAACCGCATGCACGATTCCGGGGATGTAGCCGCACAGGGTCAGCAGGATGTTGAGCCAGAACGCCCCGCCAAAACCGACTTGCAGGAAAACGCCCAGCGGTGGCAACAGAATGGCGACGATGATGCGGATGAAGTCCATGGTACGGCTCCTGGAGATTGATACCTGATTGACATCACTGCTACCGAAGTCGTTCCACCGAATTCCAGCGTTGGCGGTGTGGGACTGGCGGGCCCCTTCCCGAGCTTCGCCCGGTCTCACAGGGTTGCCACGGTCCGCTGCTACGAGGGATTTATTGAGGGCAAAAGAAAACCCCGCCGAAGCGGGGTTTTTCAGACTGTATCCTGACATCCATTTCGGCCCACCGTCCTGTGGCGGGTTCCTTACGTGTCCGTGTTCTGCTTGGCGCTTCCTGCGCGACGTCCATGGAGCAATATTACCCATGGATCCGACCTGCCGGTATCGCCGAACGCCACCGCGCAATGTAGGAAATTGCTTACATTCTAGAACTGCTCCGCATCGAGCAGAAACAGCGATTCACTGCCCGCCTTCACCGCCGTGGTCAACGAGTGGATGCGCGGCAACAGCCGGGCGAAATAGAAGCGCGCGGTACCCAGTTTGCTGGCATAAAAGTCTTCCTGCCCCTCCTTGCCCAGCGCAGCCTTGGCCATCAGCGCCCACATGTACGCGTAGGCGGTGTAACCGAACACATGCAGATACTCCACCGACGCCGCGCCAATTTCGTTGGGGTCATTCTTGACCCTGTCCAGCAGCCAGGCAGTGAGCTCATCCAGGTTCGTCAGCGCGGCGTCGAGCGGCTGGGTGAATTCGCCCAGGGCAGGTGCCGCGGTCTTGATGAAGTGACGAATCTCATCGGCGAACAGCTGATAGAACGCGCCGCCACTGCCGATGACCTTGCGCCCCACCAGGTCCAGCGCCTGGATACCATTGGTACCTTCGTAGATCTGGGTAATGCGCACGTCGCGCACCAGCTGCTCCTGGCCCCATTCACGAATGAAGCCGTGGCCGCCGAACACCTGCTGGCCATGCACAGCCGTTTCCAGGCCCAGGTCGGTCAGAAATGCCTTGGCCACCGGGGTCAACAGTGCCACCAGATCCTCGGCGCGCTTGCGGGTGGCGGGGTCTTCGCTGTACTTGGCGGTGTCGAGTTGCAGGGCCACGTAAGTGGAGAATGCCCGCCCCCCCTCGTTGCAGGCCTTCATGGTCAGCAGCATGCGGCGCACGTCCGGGTGCACGATGATCGGGTCGGCGACCTTGTCCTTGGCCTTGGGGCCGGTGGGCGAGCGGCTCTGCAGGCGGTCGCGCGCGTATTCGACCGCGTTCTGGTACGAGCGCTCGGCCGAGGCCAGGCCTTGGATACCGACCCCCAGGCGCTCGTAATTCATCATGGTGAACATGGCTGCCAGGCCCTTGTTCGGCTCGCCCACCAGGTAACCCACGGCGGCGTCGAAGTTCATCACGCAGGTGGCGGAGGCCTGGATGCCCATTTTGTGCTCGATGGAGCCGCAGCTCACGATGTTGCGCGCCCCCAGGCTGCCGTCGGCATTGACCATGAACTTGGGGACCAGGAACAGCGAAATGCCCTTTGGCCCGGCTGGCGCGTCCGGCAGCTTGGCCAGCACCAGGTGGATAATGTTTTCGGTGAGGTCATGCTCGCCGCCGGTAATGAAGATCTTGGTACCGCTGACTTTGTAGCTGCCGTCGGCCTGGGGCTCGGCCTTGGTGCGGATGATGCCCAGGTCGGTACCGGCGTGGGCTTCGGTCAGGCACATGGAGCCTGCCCAGGTACCGGCGTACATGTTGGGCAGGTAAATGGCCTTGAGTTCTTCGCTGGCATGGGCATTGAGCGACAGGCACGCGCCGGCCGTCAGCATCGGGTACAGGCCGAACGCCAGGCTGCTGGAGTTGACCATTTCCTCCACTTGGGCAGATACAGCCTTGGGCATGCCCATGCCGCCATAGTGCGGGTCGCCGCCCACCCCAACCCAGCCGCCTTCGGCGTAGGTCTGGTAGGCCTGAGGGAAACCTTGCGGGGTAGTCACCACGGTGTCTTTCCAGTGGCAGCCTTCCTCGTCCGAGGCGCGGTTCAGGGGCGCGATGCTGCGGCTGGTGACCTTGCCCGCCTCTTCGAGGATCGCCTCGACCGTCTCGGCGTCGACCACTTCGGCCAGGGCCGGCAGCTGCGCCCACAGGCTGGCGACATCGAAAACTTCATTGAGGACGAAGCGCATATCGCGCAGGGGCGCTTTGTAGTCAGCCATGGCAACCTCGCAAAAAGGAGTGGGGACAGAGGAGAAATCCAGTGTACCCCAACAACTTTTGCGACACATAGGGTCGTCATGTGACTGAAGAGTCATAACTGGTCACCCGCGAAATGTCATCAGGCGGCAGCGTTGCGCACTGCACCCCTGCGATTCTGGCCGTAGCCCATCACGCAGTTACGCCCCGCGCCCTTGGCGCTATACAGCGCTTCGTCGGCCGATTTGAGCACTTGCTCCGGGGTGCGGTGGTCCACCAACCGCTCGGCGACCCCAATGCTGATGGTCACCGACACGGCGGAGGCCCCAGGCCCTGAGCGGCGCTGGCGGCCCTGCTTGTCATCCTGGGGGCGGTTCTCGGGGTTGCGCAGCTGTATGGAGTAGTTGGCGATGACCTCGCGGATGGCTTCCAGGTGCGGCATGCACTCTTCCATGGTCTTGCCGGCAAACACCAGGGCGAACTCCTCCCCCCCATAGCGGTAGGCGCGCCCGCCACCGGTGACCTTGCCCAGCTTGCTGGCCACCAGGCGCAGCACCTGGTCTCCTACGTCGTGCCCATGGGTGTCGTTGAATTTCTTGAAATGGTCGACGTCGGTCATCGCCAGCACATAGTTGCGCCCCAGGCGCTGCATGCGCTCGTTCAGCGCACGGCGCCCGGGCAGGCCGGTGAGCTCGTCACGGAAGGCCATCTGGTAAGCCTCGTGGGCCACCGCCGCGGCAATCATCAGCATTACCTGGCTGCACATGATGTTCAGGGTAAAAGGCAGGATGAATGTCTTGGGCAGCATCCAGAACAGGCCTGTCAAACCCACCACCTGCGCCGCGTGAAGCGGCCGCGGTTCTCGCAGGTATTGCACCACCAGCAGCAGGAAGGCCAGAAAGAACATCGGGTAGGCCAACTGGATCAGGCTCATCCACTGGCCGTGCAAAGACGGCCAACGTATCTCCGCCAGCCAGTT
It encodes the following:
- a CDS encoding S9 family peptidase is translated as MNETRESSQKPDLFSAAQAVAAGTDFAELKVGPAGLFWNEFRPQDAACRIWHWHAGQARCLTPDGFSVRSRVYEYGGGSFCLATGGLVFVNESDQQLYTQATDGTAPRQLTAGQYRYGDVQSAGERVLAVEESHEPEQVMHRLVSIALADGQRQVLAEGADFYASPTLSGDGQRLAWIEWSRPHQPWTSTRLLTARRLAPGEWSTPLQVNSAAEQSLQQPRFDAQGRLHCLSDLDGYWQPWAETDHGWAALPASSADHAGAPWQLGACTWLPLADGHWLATWFDDGFARLGICARDGKVEDYSGEYTRFRSLALDDNSLYAIAASATCPPAVIAIDRHSRQARILAGGVLPLPAAQVSRPQPLRYASGDGHAHGFFYPAMNGDSQPPLVVFIHGGPTSACYPVFDPRIQYWAQRGFAVADLNYRGSSSHGRAYRQALHLRWGEADVEDACAVVRHLADRGLINPDQAFIRGGSAGGYTTLCALAFHDVFRAGASLYGVSDPLALAKATHKFEGDYLDWLIGDPQRDEARYRERTPLFHASNIKAPVIFFQGELDAVVVPQQTRDMLKALHDNGLPAEAHFYPEERHGFRQAANLAHALEQEWKFYRRVIEA
- the pqqE gene encoding pyrroloquinoline quinone biosynthesis protein PqqE codes for the protein MQSTGSNLPELPATPAVGLPLWLLAELTYRCPLQCPYCSNPLDFAAQGKELTTEQWFKVFREAREMGAAQIGFSGGEPLVRQDLAELIREARQLGFYTNLITSGIGLTEQKIADFKTAGLDHIQISFQASDEQVNNLLAGSKKAFKQKLEMARAVKAHGYPMVLNFVTHRHNIDKIDRIIELCIALEADFVELATCQFYGWAELNRLGLLPTKEQLVRAERITNEYREKLAAEGNPCKLIFVTPDYYEERPKACMNGWGSIFLTVTPDGTALPCHGARQMPIQFPNVREHSMQHIWYESFGFNRFRGYDWMPEPCRSCDEKEKDFGGCRCQAFMLTGDASNADPVCSKSADHGIILKAREESETATQTIEQLAFRNERNSRIIAKA
- a CDS encoding acyl-CoA dehydrogenase C-terminal domain-containing protein, which produces MADYKAPLRDMRFVLNEVFDVASLWAQLPALAEVVDAETVEAILEEAGKVTSRSIAPLNRASDEEGCHWKDTVVTTPQGFPQAYQTYAEGGWVGVGGDPHYGGMGMPKAVSAQVEEMVNSSSLAFGLYPMLTAGACLSLNAHASEELKAIYLPNMYAGTWAGSMCLTEAHAGTDLGIIRTKAEPQADGSYKVSGTKIFITGGEHDLTENIIHLVLAKLPDAPAGPKGISLFLVPKFMVNADGSLGARNIVSCGSIEHKMGIQASATCVMNFDAAVGYLVGEPNKGLAAMFTMMNYERLGVGIQGLASAERSYQNAVEYARDRLQSRSPTGPKAKDKVADPIIVHPDVRRMLLTMKACNEGGRAFSTYVALQLDTAKYSEDPATRKRAEDLVALLTPVAKAFLTDLGLETAVHGQQVFGGHGFIREWGQEQLVRDVRITQIYEGTNGIQALDLVGRKVIGSGGAFYQLFADEIRHFIKTAAPALGEFTQPLDAALTNLDELTAWLLDRVKNDPNEIGAASVEYLHVFGYTAYAYMWALMAKAALGKEGQEDFYASKLGTARFYFARLLPRIHSLTTAVKAGSESLFLLDAEQF
- a CDS encoding GGDEF domain-containing protein, which translates into the protein MLRLSAFRISHFLPSLLLLLAGLAAAYVRDLNVFFTSLFNVLPTLVLLLGGAYCAVYRRQRELFLMVTVYIAYFLLDTQTDFYRDNGRVREDAAVVFHLCCLLLPVLFGLFGAWQERTHLFQDMVARFAVLLAVGSTALGLEQSFPVPLLNWLAEIRWPSLHGQWMSLIQLAYPMFFLAFLLLVVQYLREPRPLHAAQVVGLTGLFWMLPKTFILPFTLNIMCSQVMLMIAAAVAHEAYQMAFRDELTGLPGRRALNERMQRLGRNYVLAMTDVDHFKKFNDTHGHDVGDQVLRLVASKLGKVTGGGRAYRYGGEEFALVFAGKTMEECMPHLEAIREVIANYSIQLRNPENRPQDDKQGRQRRSGPGASAVSVTISIGVAERLVDHRTPEQVLKSADEALYSAKGAGRNCVMGYGQNRRGAVRNAAA
- a CDS encoding YqaE/Pmp3 family membrane protein, with the protein product MDFIRIIVAILLPPLGVFLQVGFGGAFWLNILLTLCGYIPGIVHAVYIIAKR